The following are encoded together in the Serratia odorifera genome:
- the zntB gene encoding zinc transporter ZntB, with protein sequence MDVIAGNALQVSDAVYAFQLDGKGGVTPIEPDDNITCTAPSWLHLDYAHPASAQWLATTPLLPDSVREALSGDSTRPRVTRQGDGTMITLRGINFNANSRPDQLVTFRVYITDKMIISTRHRKVYSIDEVVNDLQSGVGPTNSGSWLVEISDGLTDHASEFIEDLHDKIIDLEDALLEQQIPERGQLALIRKQLIVLRRYMAPQRDVFSRLASERLPWMSDDDRRRMQDIADRLGRGLDDLDGSIARTAILSDEITTVMADAMNRRTYTMSLLAMVFLPTTFLTGLFGVNLGGIPGGSDPLGFAAFCLMLVALVLGVAWWLRRSRWL encoded by the coding sequence ATGGATGTCATTGCCGGCAATGCGCTGCAAGTTTCTGACGCGGTCTATGCTTTTCAGCTGGACGGCAAAGGCGGTGTAACGCCGATTGAACCCGACGATAATATTACCTGTACCGCGCCGAGCTGGCTGCATCTGGATTATGCGCATCCTGCCAGTGCGCAGTGGTTGGCCACCACGCCGCTGCTACCGGATAGCGTACGCGAAGCGCTGTCTGGGGACAGCACACGACCGCGGGTAACGCGGCAGGGGGACGGCACCATGATAACCTTGCGCGGTATCAACTTTAACGCCAATTCGCGACCCGATCAGTTGGTGACGTTTCGGGTATACATTACCGACAAAATGATTATCTCGACGCGTCATCGCAAGGTGTATTCGATTGATGAAGTGGTCAATGATTTACAGTCCGGCGTAGGGCCGACCAACAGCGGCAGTTGGCTGGTGGAGATTTCCGACGGGCTGACCGACCACGCCAGTGAATTTATTGAAGATCTGCACGACAAGATTATCGATCTGGAAGACGCGTTGCTGGAGCAGCAAATCCCCGAACGCGGCCAACTGGCGTTGATTCGCAAACAATTGATTGTGCTGCGGCGTTATATGGCACCCCAGCGAGATGTGTTTTCGCGCCTGGCCAGCGAGCGTTTGCCGTGGATGAGCGACGACGACCGGCGGCGGATGCAGGACATTGCCGACCGTCTTGGCCGTGGGCTTGACGATCTGGATGGCAGCATTGCACGCACCGCGATCCTGTCGGATGAAATCACTACCGTTATGGCGGATGCCATGAACCGGCGCACCTATACCATGTCATTGCTGGCGATGGTGTTTCTGCCGACAACCTTCCTCACCGGCCTGTTCGGCGTCAACCTTGGCGGCATTCCAGGCGGTAGCGATCCGCTGGGTTTTGCGGCATTTTGCCTGATGCTGGTGGCGCTGGTGCTTGGCGTGGCCTGGTGGCTCAGGCGCAGTCGTTGGCTGTAG
- the ttcA gene encoding tRNA 2-thiocytidine(32) synthetase TtcA: MSDKQSVSQKEQYNLNKLQKRLRRNVGEAIADYNMIEEGDRIMVCLSGGKDSYTMLEILRNLQQSAPINFSLIAVNLDQKQPGFPEHILPAYLDGLGVEYKIVEENTYGIVKEKIPEGKTTCSLCSRLRRGILYRTASELGATKIALGHHRDDILQTLFLNMFYGGKMKGMPPKLMSDDGKHVVIRPLAYCREKDIERFAIAKEYPIIPCNLCGSQPNLQRQVVGDMLRDWDKRYPGRIETMFSAMQNLVPSHLCDTELFDFKGIRHGSEVVNGGDLAFDREDLPMQPIGWQPEESDDASVVPQRLNVLEIK, encoded by the coding sequence ATGTCAGATAAACAATCAGTTAGTCAAAAAGAGCAGTACAACCTCAACAAGTTGCAAAAACGCCTGCGCCGCAACGTCGGCGAAGCGATTGCCGATTACAATATGATTGAAGAAGGCGACCGCATCATGGTTTGCCTGTCCGGCGGTAAAGACAGCTACACCATGTTGGAAATTCTGCGCAACCTTCAGCAAAGCGCGCCGATCAATTTCTCGCTGATTGCGGTTAACCTCGATCAGAAACAGCCAGGGTTCCCGGAACACATTTTGCCGGCCTATCTGGACGGCCTGGGCGTCGAATATAAAATCGTCGAAGAAAACACCTACGGCATCGTGAAAGAGAAAATCCCTGAAGGCAAAACCACCTGTTCACTGTGTTCGCGCCTGCGCCGCGGCATTCTGTACCGCACCGCCAGCGAACTTGGTGCGACAAAAATCGCGCTTGGCCACCACCGCGATGACATTTTGCAAACGCTGTTCCTCAACATGTTCTACGGCGGGAAGATGAAAGGCATGCCGCCGAAGTTGATGAGCGACGACGGTAAACACGTGGTGATACGCCCGTTGGCCTATTGCCGTGAAAAAGACATCGAGCGTTTCGCCATCGCCAAAGAGTATCCGATTATCCCCTGCAACCTGTGTGGTTCGCAGCCGAACCTGCAACGCCAGGTGGTTGGCGATATGCTGCGCGATTGGGACAAGCGTTATCCTGGCCGCATCGAAACCATGTTCAGCGCCATGCAGAACCTGGTGCCGTCACACCTGTGTGATACCGAACTGTTCGATTTCAAGGGCATTCGTCACGGCAGCGAAGTGGTCAACGGCGGCGATCTGGCGTTCGATCGTGAAGACCTGCCAATGCAGCCCATCGGCTGGCAGCCGGAAGAGTCCGATGACGCCAGCGTGGTGCCACAACGGCTTAACGTGTTGGAAATCAAATAA
- a CDS encoding VOC family protein: MNITPCLSHVSLGTNAFDQAAEFYDRVLGALGCRRVLEHPGAIGYGRDYPEFWLQTPINGKPAAIGNGIHVGFFATSKQQVDEFYRQALQAGAQDDGAPGSRPHYGAQYYGCFVRDLDGHKIEASFWDESAG; encoded by the coding sequence ATGAACATCACCCCTTGCTTGTCCCACGTTTCGTTGGGAACCAACGCCTTTGACCAGGCTGCAGAGTTTTACGATCGGGTGCTTGGCGCACTAGGCTGCCGACGCGTATTGGAACACCCTGGTGCCATCGGTTACGGTCGCGATTACCCGGAGTTCTGGTTGCAAACGCCAATCAATGGTAAACCGGCCGCCATCGGCAACGGCATTCACGTCGGTTTCTTCGCCACCAGCAAACAGCAGGTTGACGAGTTTTATCGACAGGCGCTGCAGGCCGGCGCACAAGATGACGGCGCACCGGGCTCGCGGCCGCATTATGGTGCCCAATATTACGGCTGTTTCGTGCGCGATCTGGACGGACACAAGATAGAAGCCAGCTTCTGGGATGAATCTGCCGGCTGA